From the genome of Porphyromonadaceae bacterium W3.11:
CACTTGATGTGGCTAACGTCAGAGGGATCGCTGTAGAAAAAGTATTCAACGGTTAAGCAGGAGACAAAAAGATGAGTATGATTAAGATTAAACAAGTCCGTAGCCGTATAAATTGTCCTAAGGACCAAAAAGCTGCGTTAGATGCTCTCGGACTTAAGAAAATGAATAGAGT
Proteins encoded in this window:
- the rpmD gene encoding 50S ribosomal protein L30, which translates into the protein MSMIKIKQVRSRINCPKDQKAALDALGLKKMNRVVEVEDIPSVRGNMHKVRHLIQIIEE